In Lactuca sativa cultivar Salinas chromosome 5, Lsat_Salinas_v11, whole genome shotgun sequence, the DNA window CCATTGCTTCTTTTTTCTCCAAAGAAATCCTCATCCCTTCTATCCAATTAAGAACTTCATTCCTATATCTCCATATAGTTGCTTCTGATTTTGATTTGAATGCATGTGTACTTAACATACCATGTGGGCTAAAAAGACGGGCAAAAAAATTTGTACTATGTGGTCTAACAAGATGGACTCCTAAAACCGTTCTAAGTAGTGTTGGTATCATTTACCTGATCCAGACTGGTCCCAATACCAGTCCCGATTTCAAGCTTATGAGTTTGGTTTTGGTCCACCAGAGTGACACAAAAAGAAGCGGTACCAAGTACCAACAGGTTCAGGATCACGCTCATCCCTATTTTGGAACAAGATAATGAAGACGGTGAAAGCTCGAACCACGATAAGAGAAGAAGCATATGTTTTACTTTTCTATTTCATCAAGGTCattaacaaaataatatatataattaaaaataaaataagtagATAACTATATATATTGATATGGATGCCAAATGGACGCCTTTGAACTCCACATCTTTTGTAACATATCGGAAAGAAGCAGGTAGCAAAACAAATTTCAAACAAAAAGTTTACTCTGAGGATCAAATGTGAGTATGTGACTGCAGCTTTTAATAACTTGATAGGACAAATATCATAGTGCATTGCCCAAGAATAAAAttaatccaaatttttttttctatacaTTTCGTAACGATTTTTAGAATTATATATAATTATCTCCAAATGGTTTTCTTAATTCTAAATATAGTTGAAGTATATTTTACTGTGAGTCTGTGAGAGGAGTACATATTTATGACTGAAAATAATTGTTACTAATCTGGAGACTTGGTGGTGGTTAAAGGTTCATAAAGCGTAAGTGTCACAATAATTTTTACATAATCAATTAAGTTTTATGTGATTCCAGAACAAAAAATCATGGTCAAAGCATCCTTTTAAGTTCATGCCTCAACCTATAACTTCGATAAGGTTAAACTTCTCACTTTCAAGACTCATGGGCTTTAAAGTATATTTTAAAAAACTATTCTTAGGAGTCCATAAAGTCCAGCCCATCTTCAGTTTGCCCCAATTGTTATTCTCCGCATGCTCGATACTCAAGATTCAGACAAAATGCAGAATTTTTTAACAAGTTTTGGATAACCGGTTCTTTCTAAAATTAGCATAATTACTTTAGACCAGTGACCAGTTTAGCTTTCTATAAATGGGTCGGAAATTTATATTTGGCTTTTGGACCAGACTCAGGCCCAAATATTTTAATCGTTTCAGAACAATATCAAGTGTTGGTGAAAATGTGTCATCAATACGCAATGACATTCACAATAAAAAGCAAAATAGGTGTCAAAATTCCATAAGAACATACACTTTCTATACCTTAATGACGAACAATTAATGGTAACCACGGCCtttttttacaatttacaacACAATGTAGTTAAAGTTCATTCAATATAACATAATAGCAACAAATGCCAATGATCAAAAAAATGAACTCCCAACTTCATATTTCATATCAATATTGCATAAAACTTGAACAAAATTTTAGTCAATTTTGTAATTATATCTCTTGATCAACCCCCTAAACCCCACATTTTGATGTCCCCTGAGTTATGCCGAAATGTCTTTTCCAAAAAGTAGAGCAATTCCTTTCGTCGGATCTTCTTGTTTCACAAGAGACTCCCCTACCAAGATCTACAAAAATGCATCAATTCATCAAGTTTGATATCATATCACAGATTGATGAAACAATTTAGGGCACCAAATACATAATCAATCACTTACTGCTTTAACACCCGCTTCTTGTACATACGCCACATCAGCAGGAGTGAACAATCCAGATTCCCCCACCACCTGACAGAATTCAAACATCAAAAATCATTCATTCCTCTTCtcaattcttaaaaaaaaaactaaattgtttCATATAATCTTACTATTATGCCTTTTTGGCGAATCTTTTCACCACGTGCACCTTCCAGCAATTTCTTTGTGTTGCTGATATCAACCTCAAACGTTTCtacaaaatgatttatttaattactcCAAATTGAAAATGAattgaaaaaggataaaaagatTATGATATATGAAAATTTTTTTGCTAACCGAGGTTACGATTATTGATACCAATTAATTGAATCCCATCGATTTCAAGCACACGATCCATTTCATTCTCATCATGCACCTTAGAAAACccaaaatgatttatttaattactcCAAATTGAAAATGATTTGAATAAATTAAAAAACTTCAAACCTCCACAAGCACTGTCAATCCAATCATCTTACAAATCTTTGTCATATATTTGATGTCAAGATCTTGTAAAATAGCAGCGATTAACAGAACAGCATCAGCACCTTTTGCACGTGCATAATAGAGTTGCCATGCATCTACAATGAATTCTTTGCATAATAGAGGACACTGTAGAATGcagataaataataataataataataattaatcaattaaacTGAAATGATGTGTGAAAAGATAAGGAAAACTATACCTTTACTCCAGCATTACGTATCGCCTCTAGATTTTCAAAGCTTCCCTGAATTGACAAACaaaattattatatgattaattaaaTTGAATAATCAATCAAAAAGATTGTACCTGAAAATATTTCGCATCTGTTAAAACACTCAGACACGCTGCTCCACCTTTCTCATAGGCTTTTGCAATTTCAACCTGTCACAACAAGAATTGTATAttcattaatcaaataattaCACTAACTAAGCACTATGTATATACTGGTAATCACATCATGGAAGTGGCAACTTACAGGATCAAAATCTTCTCTTAGAACTCCTCTACTGGGTGAAGCCTTTTTTACTTCAGCAATTAAAGCAGGCATTCCTGTTTTTTCGTATGATGCCTTAAGAGCTCCTATAAAGTCTCTAGGAGGAGCAGCGATGTCAGTAGCTTTCTTCAGTGAACCCAGAGGCTTTTTCTCTCTCATCTGAAAACTGATCCTTGTTAGGGAATGAGAAGAGAAATGTAGTATGAAAAACTGTGTATAAGAGTTAAGAAAAAAACCAGACCTGGGCAACCTCAGTGTCCTTGTTCCATACAATTTCCTCAAGTATGTTGCGGGGAGTATTGCCTTCGTTCTGTAACCTGAACTCAAAAGGACCAACATGATGTAATGGAGGCCCTGTTGGTGGTCGTCTTCTAATTTTTATCCCTTGTGTAGCAGCTATGTCGATTTGGGAATTTTTAACCTTTGATTCCTTAATATCGAGTGCATCAACTTTGGAATCATCCGATGCAATATTGATTGCAGATCCATCAGTAGCTTCAGACTACAAAACAGTAAGGAATCAATCAGATTAATTTACCTTTCGTTCTCCAATTAGGGCGCGAAATACGTTAGGGCACGAGTACATAGTCACCCATACCCCGAATCATTACCCTCACGAAACAATGGCATTTGAGGTTGATAAATAGTAATAAGAAAAGAATGCAATAAGTTCGAAAGGTTGTATGTATAATCTACCTGTTGAGCTCGCATACAAGGAAATGAGGCGATGTGTTTGTTCTTCAGGAATCTGAAAGTGAATCGAGTAGTATCATAGAATGTGTGATTGAAGGGTGAGGAAGGAAGGGAGTTGAAAGAAACCGAAGACGTTGCGCAAATTAACTCCT includes these proteins:
- the LOC111918663 gene encoding indole-3-glycerol phosphate synthase, chloroplastic isoform X1, which translates into the protein MQELICATSSVSFNSLPSSPFNHTFYDTTRFTFRFLKNKHIASFPCMRAQQSEATDGSAINIASDDSKVDALDIKESKVKNSQIDIAATQGIKIRRRPPTGPPLHHVGPFEFRLQNEGNTPRNILEEIVWNKDTEVAQMREKKPLGSLKKATDIAAPPRDFIGALKASYEKTGMPALIAEVKKASPSRGVLREDFDPVEIAKAYEKGGAACLSVLTDAKYFQGSFENLEAIRNAGVKCPLLCKEFIVDAWQLYYARAKGADAVLLIAAILQDLDIKYMTKICKMIGLTVLVEVHDENEMDRVLEIDGIQLIGINNRNLETFEVDISNTKKLLEGARGEKIRQKGIIVVGESGLFTPADVAYVQEAGVKAILVGESLVKQEDPTKGIALLFGKDISA
- the LOC111918663 gene encoding indole-3-glycerol phosphate synthase, chloroplastic isoform X2 produces the protein MQELICATSSVSFNSLPSSPFNHTFYDTTRFTFRFLKNKHIASFPCMRAQQSEATDGSAINIASDDSKVDALDIKESKVKNSQIDIAATQGIKIRRRPPTGPPLHHVGPFEFRLQNEGNTPRNILEEIVWNKDTEVAQMREKKPLGSLKKATDIAAPPRDFIGALKASYEKTGMPALIAEVKKASPSRGVLREDFDPVEIAKAYEKGGAACLSVLTDAKYFQGSFENLEAIRNAGVKCPLLCKEFIVDAWQLYYARAKGADAVLLIAAILQDLDIKYMTKICKMIGLTVLVEVHDENEMDRVLEIDGIQLIETFEVDISNTKKLLEGARGEKIRQKGIIVVGESGLFTPADVAYVQEAGVKAILVGESLVKQEDPTKGIALLFGKDISA